A region from the Corylus avellana chromosome ca7, CavTom2PMs-1.0 genome encodes:
- the LOC132186740 gene encoding probable WRKY transcription factor 7 isoform X2 has translation MAVEFMMEYRNKNNFRAQMEENAVQEAASGLESVEKLIRLLSQSQQQQQQQQQYQSSSSSCSKPSMEMEAVADVAVSKFKKVISLLGRTRTGHARFRRGPLGSQSQEKEKPTASEPTRVYYATPIQQIPPLSHHHNTNQYQYGESFVPKNGVVERKDSSTTINFSYSSAATSFMSSLTGDTDSKQPSSSSAFQITNLSQVSSVGKPPLSSSSLKRKCSSDNLGSGKCAGSSGRCHCSKKRKMRLKRVVRVPAISLKMADIPPDDYSWRKYGQKPIKGSPHPRGYYKCSSVRGCPARKHVERALDDPAMLVVTYEGEHNHSLSLAEASNLILESS, from the exons ATGGCCGTGGAGTTCATGATGGAGTATAGGAACAAGAACAATTTCAGAGCGCAAATGGAAGAGAACGCTGTGCAGGAAGCAGCGTCTGGGCTCGAGAGCGTGGAGAAGCTGATCAGATTGCTTTCTCAGAGTcagcagcaacagcaacagcaacagcaatACCAGTCGTCATCATCCAGTTGTTCGAAACCGTCCATGGAAATGGAGGCCGTGGCGGACGTCGCCGTTTCAAAGTTCAAGAAGGTTATTTCTCTTCTGGGTCGGACCAGGACCGGCCATGCTCGCTTCAGAAGAGGTCCTTTGGGTTCTCAAAGCCAAGAGAAAGAGAAGCCCACAGCTTCTGAGCCCACCAGAGTCTACTACGCAACCCCGATCCAGCAGATCCCACCTCTCTCTCACCACCACAACACCAATCAATACCAATACGGCGAGTCGTTTGTGCCCAAGAATGGTGTCGTTGAGAGGAAGGACTCGTCAACGACAATTAATTTCTCGTATTCCTCTGCGGCGACCTCCTTCATGTCGTCTTTGACGGGAGACACCGACAGCAAGCAGCCTTCGTCGTCTTCCGCCTTCCAAATCACAAATCTTTCCCAGGTTTCCTCAGTCGGAAAACCGCCTTTGTCTTCGTCCTCTCTGAAGAGGAAGTGTAGCTCCGACAACTTGGGTTCCGGCAAGTGCGCTGGCTCCTCTGGCCGCTGCCATTGTTCCAAGAAAAg AAAAATGAGGTTGAAGAGGGTGGTGAGGGTTCCAGCGATTAGCTTGAAGATGGCTGATATTCCACCAGACGATTATTCTTGGAGGAAGTACGGACAGAAGCCGATTAAGGGCTCTCCGCATCCAAG GGGTTACTACAAGTGTAGCAGCGTGAGAGGGTGCCCAGCACGTAAACACGTGGAGAGAGCTCTGGATGATCCGGCTATGCTAGTGGTGACCTACGAGGGCGAACACAACCACTCACTTTCTCTTGCAGAGGCATCCAATCTTATCCTTGAGTCGTCTTAA
- the LOC132186740 gene encoding probable WRKY transcription factor 7 isoform X1 — MAVEFMMEYRNKNNFRAQMEENAVQEAASGLESVEKLIRLLSQSQQQQQQQQQYQSSSSSCSKPSMEMEAVADVAVSKFKKVISLLGRTRTGHARFRRGPLGSQSQEKEKPTASEPTRVYYATPIQQIPPLSHHHNTNQYQYGESFVPKNGVVERKDSSTTINFSYSSAATSFMSSLTGDTDSKQPSSSSAFQITNLSQVSSVGKPPLSSSSLKRKCSSDNLGSGKCAGSSGRCHCSKKSRKMRLKRVVRVPAISLKMADIPPDDYSWRKYGQKPIKGSPHPRGYYKCSSVRGCPARKHVERALDDPAMLVVTYEGEHNHSLSLAEASNLILESS; from the exons ATGGCCGTGGAGTTCATGATGGAGTATAGGAACAAGAACAATTTCAGAGCGCAAATGGAAGAGAACGCTGTGCAGGAAGCAGCGTCTGGGCTCGAGAGCGTGGAGAAGCTGATCAGATTGCTTTCTCAGAGTcagcagcaacagcaacagcaacagcaatACCAGTCGTCATCATCCAGTTGTTCGAAACCGTCCATGGAAATGGAGGCCGTGGCGGACGTCGCCGTTTCAAAGTTCAAGAAGGTTATTTCTCTTCTGGGTCGGACCAGGACCGGCCATGCTCGCTTCAGAAGAGGTCCTTTGGGTTCTCAAAGCCAAGAGAAAGAGAAGCCCACAGCTTCTGAGCCCACCAGAGTCTACTACGCAACCCCGATCCAGCAGATCCCACCTCTCTCTCACCACCACAACACCAATCAATACCAATACGGCGAGTCGTTTGTGCCCAAGAATGGTGTCGTTGAGAGGAAGGACTCGTCAACGACAATTAATTTCTCGTATTCCTCTGCGGCGACCTCCTTCATGTCGTCTTTGACGGGAGACACCGACAGCAAGCAGCCTTCGTCGTCTTCCGCCTTCCAAATCACAAATCTTTCCCAGGTTTCCTCAGTCGGAAAACCGCCTTTGTCTTCGTCCTCTCTGAAGAGGAAGTGTAGCTCCGACAACTTGGGTTCCGGCAAGTGCGCTGGCTCCTCTGGCCGCTGCCATTGTTCCAAGAAAAg CAGAAAAATGAGGTTGAAGAGGGTGGTGAGGGTTCCAGCGATTAGCTTGAAGATGGCTGATATTCCACCAGACGATTATTCTTGGAGGAAGTACGGACAGAAGCCGATTAAGGGCTCTCCGCATCCAAG GGGTTACTACAAGTGTAGCAGCGTGAGAGGGTGCCCAGCACGTAAACACGTGGAGAGAGCTCTGGATGATCCGGCTATGCTAGTGGTGACCTACGAGGGCGAACACAACCACTCACTTTCTCTTGCAGAGGCATCCAATCTTATCCTTGAGTCGTCTTAA